In the genome of Bicyclus anynana chromosome 23, ilBicAnyn1.1, whole genome shotgun sequence, one region contains:
- the LOC128199417 gene encoding carboxypeptidase B-like produces MFKVLFFLFATVFVVHAKHEEYIGYTLYGVTVYDRDQNDQLMDIVERYTLDVWSYASLETEGLILVAPELKPVFEDEITSIGVTYRIDTDNIKEKLDLEDFLLAEAARKSNSSRSERFGISFDEIHRWAVVDRFLGDVASRFPRLATVVNAGRSVEGRNIRYLRISSNNFATRTKPIIVIQCMLHAREWVTLPVALWAIQELVINSNSNQDLIRDIDWIVLPIANPDGYEFSHTRTRMWRKNRRTGFTPSNCIGVDLNRNFNHNWGTASSNNPCSDTFHGPRAFSEPESVVTRNILSEFRTRIAMFLDVHSFGSLILYGFANRQLPPNQPMLNRVGNDMARRIDAVKWPQNRNYRVGNSATILYTASGVCGDYAQVAIGTGLSYTYELPAHRNLNNINGFLVDPAFIRQAGFETWEGIKVAARFIARR; encoded by the exons ATGTTCAAAGTTCTATTCTTTTTATTTGCGACCGTTTTTGTGGTTCACGCCAAACATGAAGAATACATAGG ttatacGTTATACGGAGTGACCGTATACGATCGGGACCAAAATGACCAGTTGATGGACATAGTGGAACGTTACACATTGGACGTGTGGTCTTACGCCAGCCTTGAGACTGAGGGTCTCATCCTGGTGGCTCCGGAACTGAAGCCAGTGTTCGAAGATGAAATCACTTCCATCGGCGTCACTTATAGAATAGACACGGACAATATTAaaga AAAGTTGGACTTGGAAGACTTTCTACTGGCTGAAGCTGCGAGAAAAAGCAACAGCAGTAGATCAGAGAGATTTGGCATATCGTTTGACGAAATCCACCGGTGGGCTgtg GTAGACAGATTCCTCGGAGACGTAGCCAGCAGGTTCCCTAGGCTCGCAACAGTTGTCAACGCAGGAAGGAGTGTGGAAGGCCGGAATATTAGGTATTTGAGAATATCCTCAAACAACTTTGCT ACGAGAACCAAGCCGATCATTGTGATCCAATGCATGCTGCATGCCCGTGAGTGGGTCACCCTGCCAGTGGCTCTGTGGGCCATCCAGGAGTTGGTGATCAACAGCAACAGCAACCAGGACCTGATCAGAGACATCGACTGGATCGTTCTACCCATCGCTAACCCTGATGGATACGAATTTTCCCATACGCGT accCGAATGTGGAGGAAGAATCGACGAACTGGCTTCACCCCCTCCAATTGCATTGGCGTGGACCTCAACAGGAACTTCAACCACAATTGGGGAACTGCTTCCAGCAACAACCCATGCAGTGACACCTTCCACGGCCCAAGAGCATTCTCCGAACCAGAATCTGTCGTCACGAGGAACATTCTATCTGAATTCAGAACCAGAATAGCTATGTTCCTGGATGTTCACAGCTTCGGAAGCTTAATCCTCTACGGCTTCGCCAACAGGCAGTTGCCACCAAACCAACCGATGTTAAACAGAGTTGGCAACGACATGGCGCGAAGAATCGACGCAGTCAAATGGCCACAGAATAGAAACTATAGAGTTGGCAACAGCGCTACCATTCTGTACACAGCTTCGGGCGTCTGTGGTGATTACGCTCAAGTAGCTATTGGTACTGGCCTTTCGTATACATATGAGTTGCCAGCTCATAGAAACCTAAACAATATTAATGGTTTCTTGGTCGACCCTGCGTTCATTCGTCAAGCTGGTTTCGAAACCTGGGAAGGTATCAAGGTGGCTGCCCGCTTCATTGCTCGCAGATGA
- the LOC112056156 gene encoding carboxypeptidase B-like — MRVWLIIASFVVAASARHEEYEGWSSYYVVPYDFGQLEAINEIVQKYNLDVYGHPAIKREGLVLVDPANKKNFTNALDELNIKYRIHTKDMKAHLELEDKMFKDKVSPLPTRIGGRLPYDQYQSVQAIHQYMDDIAAAHPNIARVVTPTVSFNGQPMKYMRISTTNFQDTRKPIIFLDGGMHGREWLSIPPVTYAINQLVENVTDPDLLNRFDWILLPIVNPDGYRFSRDSSVTFRKTRSIIPGNQWSMMCPGVDLDRNFDFVWNTIGTSDHHCSYVFPGVAPFSEVEARVVRDILHQHRNILMYITFSSFGSFIMYPWAFDGSLSDHAFRQHSVGISMADAINRVKHPSFLPYRVGNAGLIRGSGMAGTSIDYAHSVGVPLAYTIDLPGVFGGYWMDPIWIEQVVIETWEGVRAGVRRALATN, encoded by the exons ATGAGAGTTTGGCTAATTATTGCGAGTTTTGTTGTCGCTGCTTCAGCTAGACATGAGGAGTATGAGGG ATGGTCCTCATATTACGTGGTTCCATACGACTTCGGTCAGCTAGAAGCTATCAACGAAATAGTTCAGAAGTACAACCTCGATGTCTATGGTCACCCCGCTATCAAGAGAGAGGGGCTGGTGCTGGTGGATCCAGCCAACAAAAAGAACTTCACCAATGCTTTAGATGAATTGAACATCAAGTATAGGATACACACTAAGGATATGAAAGC GCACCTTGAACTAGAAGATAAGATGTTTAAGGACAAAGTGTCGCCGCTCCCGACCAGAATAGGCGGCAGACTACCCTACGATCAGTATCAATCGGTGCAAGCG ATCCATCAATACATGGACGACATAGCGGCAGCACATCCAAATATCGCAAGAGTCGTAACTCCCACGGTGTCCTTCAACGGCCAGCCCATGAAATACATGAGAATCTCCACCACCAACTTCCAAGACACCCGCAAGCCCATCATCTTCTTGGATGGTGGTATGCACGGTCGGGAGTGGTTGTCCATACCACCGGTTACCTATGCCATTAACCAGCTGGTTGAAAACGTGACTGATCCAGACCTTTTGAACAGATTTGATTGGATTTTGCTACCCATTGTCAACCCTGATGGGTACAGGTTCTCGCGTGATTCT AGTGTAACCTTCAGAAAAACTCGATCGATCATACCTGGCAACCAATGGAGCATGATGTGTCCTGGAGTAGACCTCGACCGCAACTTTGACTTTGTCTGGAACACAATAGGAACAAGTGACCACCACTGCTCCTATGTCTTCCCAGGAGTAGCACCCTTCTCCGAAGTAGAAGCACGAGTTGTTAGAGACATCTTGCATCAACACAGGAATATCTTAATGTATATCACCTTCAGCAGTTTCGGAAGTTTCATCATGTATCCTTGGGCATTCGACGGATCGTTGTCTGACCATGCTTTTAGACAGCACAGTGTTGGGATCAGCATGGCTGATGCTATCAACAGAGTTAAACACCCCAGTTTCCTTCCGTACAGAGTTGGTAACGCCGGTTTGATCCGTGGATCAGGAATGGCTGGCACGTCGATAGACTACGCCCATAGTGTTGGTGTACCATTAGCGTATACAATTGATCTGCCAGGGGTTTTTGGTGGTTATTGGATGGATCCGATATGGATAGAGCAAGTTGTTATTGAGACATGGGAAGGCGTGAGAGCCGGTGTAAGAAGAGCTCTGGCAACTAATTGA